A genomic segment from Treponema sp. Marseille-Q3903 encodes:
- a CDS encoding NAD(P)H-dependent oxidoreductase, with protein sequence MNILIIYAHPNPKSFNAEIFKQVQDNIPKSHTVQTLDLYAKYFEPVLKFDENHKRRDLAKLEETKKYRDLITWTDRIIFIFPGWWSGMPAILKGFIDRVFVAGFAYSYKKIASLAGKIK encoded by the coding sequence ATGAATATTTTAATTATTTACGCGCATCCGAATCCGAAAAGTTTTAACGCGGAGATTTTCAAGCAAGTTCAGGACAACATTCCAAAATCGCATACTGTTCAAACTTTGGACTTATACGCTAAATATTTTGAGCCTGTTTTGAAGTTCGATGAAAATCATAAACGGCGCGATTTAGCCAAACTTGAAGAAACAAAAAAATATCGTGATTTAATCACTTGGACGGATCGGATAATATTCATCTTTCCTGGTTGGTGGAGCGGAATGCCTGCAATTCTCAAAGGTTTTATAGACCGCGTTTTTGTAGCAGGATTTGCTTATTCATACAAAAAAATCGCCTCTCTGGCTGGAAAAATCAAGTGA
- a CDS encoding aldehyde dehydrogenase, translating into MTEQDIIKTIKRQNEYFESGAAQSRKARLESLETLEKAINIYKNDLCEALKTDLGKSEVESLMSELSLTFAEIRWLKKRLRSLMRKKHVRTPIVQFAAKSFRSPSPYGTVLIISPWNYPVLLTLEPLSDALAAGNTVILKPSAYAPETSRVLKEMIEEFFDPELVAVVTGGRSENKALLHQRFDKIFFTGSKSVGKEVMRCAAEHLTPVTLELGGKSPCIVEKSAKIGLAAKRIVFGKFLNCGQTCVAPDYILCDRNIKDELVVAIKKEIVFQFGAEPLENLNYGKIVNEKHFDRLKSLINAEKIAFGGKCDRETLKIEPTVLVDITWDDAVMEDEVFGPLLPILTYKNLDEAFSVIEKNPRPLALYCFTENKKVKADVLKKCRFGGGCINDTVVHLATSEMPFGGVGESGIGSYHGRAGFEEFSHTRSIVDKKTWIDMPMRYQPYTEKKLKILKWLLK; encoded by the coding sequence ATGACCGAGCAAGATATTATAAAAACAATAAAACGACAGAATGAGTATTTCGAGTCCGGGGCAGCGCAAAGCAGAAAGGCCAGGCTTGAATCTCTTGAGACTCTTGAGAAGGCTATAAATATTTATAAAAATGACTTGTGCGAGGCATTAAAAACTGACTTGGGTAAGAGCGAGGTTGAATCTCTGATGAGTGAGCTAAGTCTTACATTTGCTGAGATAAGATGGCTCAAAAAGCGTTTAAGGAGTCTTATGCGAAAAAAGCATGTGCGCACACCTATTGTTCAGTTTGCCGCTAAAAGTTTTAGAAGTCCATCTCCCTATGGAACTGTTTTGATAATAAGCCCTTGGAATTATCCTGTTCTTCTTACTCTGGAACCGCTCTCCGACGCTTTGGCAGCCGGAAACACTGTGATTTTAAAGCCGAGTGCCTATGCACCTGAAACTTCCAGAGTATTAAAAGAAATGATTGAAGAGTTTTTCGACCCGGAATTAGTTGCAGTTGTAACCGGTGGGAGAAGTGAAAATAAGGCGCTTTTGCATCAGAGATTTGACAAGATATTTTTTACAGGAAGTAAGTCTGTAGGAAAAGAGGTGATGAGGTGCGCGGCAGAGCATTTAACTCCTGTAACTCTTGAACTTGGTGGAAAAAGTCCCTGCATTGTAGAAAAAAGCGCAAAAATAGGTTTGGCTGCAAAGAGAATTGTATTTGGAAAATTCTTAAACTGCGGACAGACTTGTGTAGCGCCTGACTATATTTTATGCGACCGGAATATAAAAGACGAGCTTGTTGTGGCTATAAAAAAAGAGATAGTTTTTCAATTTGGGGCGGAGCCTCTTGAGAATCTGAATTACGGAAAAATTGTAAATGAAAAACATTTTGACAGATTAAAAAGTCTTATAAATGCGGAAAAAATAGCCTTTGGTGGAAAATGCGACAGAGAAACGCTTAAAATAGAGCCAACTGTACTGGTCGATATAACTTGGGATGATGCGGTGATGGAAGATGAAGTTTTTGGTCCCTTGCTACCAATTCTTACTTACAAAAACTTAGACGAGGCGTTTTCTGTGATTGAAAAAAATCCTCGCCCTTTGGCTCTGTATTGCTTTACGGAAAATAAAAAGGTCAAAGCGGATGTGCTAAAAAAATGCAGGTTTGGCGGTGGCTGCATAAACGATACTGTTGTTCATCTGGCTACAAGCGAAATGCCTTTTGGAGGAGTTGGAGAAAGCGGAATCGGCTCTTATCACGGAAGGGCCGGCTTTGAGGAATTCAGCCACACAAGGAGCATCGTAGATAAAAAAACTTGGATTGATATGCCGATGAGGTATCAGCCATATACCGAAAAAAAACTCAAGATTTTGAAATGGCTCTTAAAGTAA
- a CDS encoding MmcQ/YjbR family DNA-binding protein: MTIEEKAFERKRFVFEKLLEYGFKKVGNDFVFDADFMNGDFHAVISVSESGIIFGKVIDVMNDEEYTQLRIENMNGAYIGKVRTEYLDLLSNIAESCCDDVLFSFDQANRITDMIFDKFDILPDFPWQKSNFQSYGVFRHQDSRKWFALIMNIKWKSILKNKNDKNVDVINLKINPDDSDKLKKFEGIYQGYHMNHKNWITVALDDTLPDEEIMKLIDTSFELT; the protein is encoded by the coding sequence ATGACTATTGAAGAAAAGGCGTTTGAAAGAAAACGGTTTGTTTTTGAAAAACTTTTGGAATATGGATTTAAAAAGGTTGGAAACGATTTTGTTTTTGATGCTGATTTTATGAATGGAGATTTTCATGCTGTGATATCAGTCTCTGAGAGCGGTATTATCTTTGGCAAAGTTATTGACGTTATGAATGATGAGGAATATACCCAGCTCAGAATTGAAAATATGAATGGGGCGTATATTGGAAAAGTGAGGACTGAATATTTAGATTTACTTTCAAATATAGCCGAGTCTTGCTGCGATGACGTTCTTTTTTCATTTGACCAAGCAAACCGCATAACAGATATGATTTTTGATAAATTCGATATTCTGCCGGATTTTCCGTGGCAGAAAAGTAATTTTCAAAGTTATGGCGTTTTCAGGCATCAAGATTCCCGAAAATGGTTTGCACTTATAATGAATATAAAATGGAAATCTATTCTAAAAAATAAAAATGATAAAAATGTCGATGTCATAAATCTCAAAATAAACCCAGATGACAGCGACAAATTGAAAAAATTTGAAGGAATTTATCAGGGCTATCACATGAATCACAAAAATTGGATTACAGTTGCGCTTGATGACACTTTGCCTGATGAAGAAATTATGAAGCTGATCGATACCAGCTTTGAGTTGACTTAA
- a CDS encoding carboxylesterase family protein has product MIFKTELGELNGIPLGKSDNGKIVYEFHSIPYAKAKRFEKPILIDDYENGKPINMEDTVCFPQHGYPLWLNRFIKHHMMRPEFLPMKDRQTEDALVVNIWTNDLTGNKPVTVFFHGGGEGSGTVPMYTGGNLAKKDIVSVTVTYRIGCFGYMPTFDRGQMTANLAYFDQQAALLWIKKNIQYFGGDPANITLIGHCGGALAALYHFLNPISQKCFDKLMLLCGNLPTLTTRAKAESNYPNMLKHYKCSSLENLKSLPSNRFLRRNSIGMGDVQDGDFFIDDPNKLMECRLFPSIPILIGTNADEFSMIELPMYYKVLGIATKEKNVDDALTKKYGSLASMLKSAFVAEANKAVDLQVKIMELLVFHNSAYRLLETVKGKCPVYGYRLNFVPDLYNGLRGSYHGAELAYFFDNFDKMNIPYTKKNKMETAIIQKDWLQFVRNGVIEGRERYDETEHITNYDSDIKSIRFPKEELLKKLSDSDIFEKVRRSYILGMKEDPTGKV; this is encoded by the coding sequence ATGATTTTTAAGACTGAACTTGGAGAATTAAATGGAATTCCTTTGGGAAAAAGCGATAATGGAAAAATTGTCTATGAATTTCATAGCATTCCCTACGCAAAAGCAAAACGCTTTGAAAAACCTATCCTAATAGATGACTACGAAAACGGCAAACCTATAAACATGGAAGATACTGTTTGTTTTCCTCAACATGGATATCCTCTGTGGCTAAATCGCTTTATAAAACACCACATGATGCGTCCTGAGTTTTTGCCGATGAAAGACAGACAAACGGAGGACGCTCTTGTAGTAAATATATGGACGAACGATTTGACTGGAAATAAACCTGTCACAGTATTTTTTCACGGTGGCGGAGAGGGAAGCGGGACAGTTCCTATGTACACCGGCGGAAATCTTGCAAAAAAGGATATTGTCTCTGTGACAGTTACGTATCGGATTGGTTGCTTTGGATATATGCCGACTTTTGATAGAGGGCAAATGACTGCAAATCTGGCATATTTTGATCAACAAGCGGCACTGCTTTGGATTAAAAAGAATATTCAGTATTTCGGCGGAGACCCTGCAAATATAACATTGATTGGGCACTGTGGTGGAGCGCTAGCGGCATTGTACCACTTTTTGAACCCGATAAGTCAAAAGTGTTTTGACAAATTAATGCTCCTGTGCGGCAATCTCCCAACGCTGACCACAAGAGCAAAAGCGGAATCGAACTATCCAAATATGCTGAAACACTACAAATGCAGCTCTCTCGAAAACCTAAAATCGCTGCCGTCAAATCGTTTTTTGAGGCGCAATTCAATAGGGATGGGAGATGTCCAGGATGGCGATTTTTTTATAGATGACCCGAACAAATTGATGGAATGCAGGCTTTTTCCGTCAATTCCTATTCTTATCGGCACTAATGCTGATGAGTTCTCCATGATAGAACTACCTATGTATTACAAAGTTCTTGGGATTGCCACAAAAGAAAAAAATGTAGATGACGCATTGACAAAGAAATATGGAAGTTTAGCGTCTATGCTTAAGTCGGCTTTTGTCGCTGAAGCAAACAAAGCGGTCGATTTACAAGTTAAAATCATGGAGCTGCTCGTCTTTCACAATTCCGCATATCGCTTGCTGGAGACAGTTAAAGGAAAATGCCCAGTCTACGGATATCGCCTGAATTTTGTGCCTGACCTCTATAACGGGCTCAGAGGCAGTTATCACGGTGCGGAACTGGCATATTTTTTTGATAACTTTGACAAGATGAATATTCCTTATACGAAAAAGAACAAAATGGAAACAGCCATTATTCAAAAAGACTGGCTACAGTTTGTTAGAAATGGAGTTATTGAAGGCAGGGAACGATATGATGAGACTGAGCACATTACAAATTACGATTCAGATATTAAATCAATCCGTTTTCCGAAAGAGGAGCTTTTGAAAAAGCTGTCCGATTCCGACATTTTTGAAAAAGTAAGGCGAAGCTATATTCTTGGAATGAAGGAAGATCCGACGGGCAAAGTTTGA
- a CDS encoding AAA family ATPase produces the protein MVILITGASHTGKTALAQKLLEKYKYPYLSIDHLKMGLIRSGQTTLTAMSDDRKLTEYLWPIVREIIKTAIENKQNLIIEGCYIPFNWSNSFDKKYIDDIKYYCLVMTEKYIKAHFSDIKKYANVVENRIDDKWCTLESVLDDNTQTLEDAKKYKVNYVLIDDKYEIEIEKLKLI, from the coding sequence ATGGTTATTTTAATTACAGGTGCATCGCACACAGGAAAAACGGCACTCGCTCAAAAATTGCTCGAAAAATATAAATATCCGTATCTTTCAATCGACCATTTAAAAATGGGATTGATTCGTAGCGGTCAGACAACCCTTACGGCTATGAGTGACGACAGAAAGCTGACAGAATATTTGTGGCCGATTGTCAGAGAAATAATAAAAACCGCCATAGAAAATAAACAGAATCTTATTATCGAAGGCTGCTACATACCATTTAATTGGTCGAATAGTTTTGATAAAAAATACATTGATGATATAAAATACTATTGCCTTGTAATGACTGAAAAATACATAAAAGCCCACTTTTCCGACATAAAAAAATACGCAAATGTTGTTGAAAACCGCATAGATGACAAATGGTGCACTTTGGAAAGCGTACTGGATGATAACACGCAGACCCTTGAAGATGCAAAAAAATACAAAGTCAACTACGTGCTTATAGATGATAAATATGAAATTGAAATTGAAAAGTTAAAATTGATATAA
- a CDS encoding alpha/beta fold hydrolase, whose amino-acid sequence MNIHEFGKNNADVIVLLHPLGARWDVFNYVIPTLEKQYHLVIPAMPGFDPNEPNTDFTSVEQIADEIAGWLTEHNLKIKCLYGCSMGGGIAARILAVGKIATDCAVIDGGMTPYQFWKPLTYIVGVRDFVMMEIGKHMSVKALRSMFDPKKYTEDDLKYIKEAMNAMSAKTIWRSFYSCNNYSMPNPLPPVNYPIVYWYGSDEKKARKWDIAYIKKAFPNVQIVENAGMDHAEFFTLHPKEFCEKLISWICFAV is encoded by the coding sequence ATGAATATTCACGAATTTGGAAAAAATAATGCTGATGTCATTGTTTTATTGCACCCACTCGGTGCTAGATGGGATGTCTTTAATTATGTTATACCGACATTAGAAAAGCAATATCATCTTGTTATCCCGGCAATGCCAGGCTTTGACCCCAACGAACCGAATACTGATTTTACAAGTGTGGAGCAAATTGCCGATGAGATTGCCGGATGGCTTACGGAGCATAATTTAAAAATTAAATGCCTTTACGGTTGTTCTATGGGAGGAGGTATAGCGGCACGGATTTTAGCCGTCGGAAAAATCGCTACTGACTGTGCTGTGATTGACGGCGGTATGACTCCGTATCAATTTTGGAAACCTTTGACGTATATTGTTGGTGTTCGTGATTTTGTGATGATGGAGATTGGAAAGCACATGAGCGTAAAAGCGTTACGCAGTATGTTCGATCCTAAAAAATACACGGAAGACGATCTTAAGTATATTAAAGAGGCTATGAATGCTATGAGTGCTAAAACAATATGGCGTTCGTTTTATTCCTGCAATAATTACTCTATGCCAAATCCGCTTCCGCCTGTAAACTACCCTATAGTATATTGGTACGGTTCTGACGAAAAAAAAGCACGTAAATGGGACATCGCATATATTAAAAAAGCATTTCCAAATGTGCAAATCGTTGAAAACGCTGGTATGGACCATGCGGAATTTTTTACATTGCATCCGAAAGAATTTTGTGAAAAACTTATCTCATGGATTTGTTTTGCGGTATGA
- a CDS encoding DMT family transporter, which produces MAVIFALLAATFYAINTPFSKVLLSKISPALMAAFLYLGAGVGVGIAYLFHIKGEKKSERLTKRELPYAIGMILLDIAAPIFLMIGIKIGSASNASLLSNFEIVATTLIALFVFREMITFRLWIAIILITLSSIILTFEGTGSFKLSLGSLFVIMATCCWGLENNCTRKISDKSTYEIVFLKGFFSGSASFIVAVVLGAHIPEFKYVAAAMLLGFVAYGLSIFMYIKAQRELGAAKTSAYYAVAPFIGTFLAFVINGEQLSALYFVGLIFMLSGTIFVVYDTMTKHHFHGHSHIIVHTHNGTTHTHVITHEHEHNHIASEKKHAHRHNEYMDSEEHKSAHANAKSRSL; this is translated from the coding sequence ATGGCAGTAATATTCGCGTTGCTCGCAGCTACTTTTTATGCAATCAATACGCCGTTTTCAAAAGTTCTTCTAAGTAAAATTTCACCTGCACTTATGGCGGCTTTTTTGTATTTAGGTGCAGGCGTAGGAGTCGGTATTGCGTACTTATTCCACATAAAAGGTGAAAAAAAATCAGAAAGGCTGACGAAGCGAGAACTCCCTTATGCGATAGGGATGATTTTGCTCGACATAGCCGCACCAATATTTTTGATGATTGGAATAAAAATCGGTTCCGCATCAAATGCTTCTTTGCTCAGCAACTTCGAAATTGTAGCGACAACACTAATCGCTCTGTTTGTGTTTAGGGAAATGATAACATTTAGGCTATGGATTGCAATCATACTTATCACACTTTCGAGCATAATTTTGACTTTTGAAGGAACAGGGAGTTTTAAACTTTCTTTAGGTTCTTTGTTTGTCATCATGGCGACTTGTTGCTGGGGATTGGAGAATAACTGCACCAGGAAAATTTCAGACAAGAGCACTTATGAGATTGTTTTTCTAAAAGGATTTTTTTCCGGTAGCGCCTCGTTTATTGTCGCCGTCGTTTTAGGTGCGCATATTCCTGAATTTAAATATGTTGCAGCTGCAATGCTGCTCGGTTTTGTAGCGTACGGACTGAGCATTTTTATGTATATAAAAGCCCAAAGAGAGTTGGGAGCAGCAAAGACCAGTGCATATTATGCAGTAGCTCCTTTCATCGGCACTTTTTTAGCATTTGTCATCAATGGAGAACAGCTTTCCGCCTTATATTTTGTAGGATTGATTTTCATGTTGTCGGGGACAATCTTTGTCGTATATGATACAATGACAAAGCATCATTTTCATGGACATTCTCATATAATTGTTCACACACACAACGGCACAACACATACGCATGTTATCACCCATGAGCACGAGCACAATCATATCGCATCAGAAAAAAAACATGCTCATAGACATAACGAATATATGGATAGCGAAGAACATAAATCGGCGCACGCAAACGCAAAAAGCAGATCGCTTTGA
- a CDS encoding class I SAM-dependent methyltransferase has product MNEFNGVADTMLIPMAARIYVSKNFPEYFYDKTALSLEEKIPSDALERIWKSSSEYTMLASVARYYNFDQMIKKFLAQHEKCNIVNLGAGLETAIFRLKADNAIFYEIDLPEVIELRKKILGEKENEKLISADLFSLEWTDSIDKSLPSLLIVSGVFQYFHEDKIISFLENVKKSFPKGELIFDATNEIGIKYANKYVQKTGNTSAQMYFYVNDCPAFAKKCGMSLIEHRTFYTDARKMLKRKLKLYTRIAMKVCDDGGRTVILHLKLN; this is encoded by the coding sequence ATGAACGAATTTAACGGTGTGGCAGATACAATGCTCATCCCAATGGCGGCACGAATCTATGTGTCTAAAAACTTTCCCGAATACTTTTATGACAAAACAGCATTATCTTTAGAAGAAAAAATTCCTTCTGACGCGCTAGAGCGGATTTGGAAATCGTCTTCCGAATATACTATGCTAGCTTCTGTTGCCCGCTATTATAATTTTGACCAGATGATTAAAAAATTTCTCGCTCAACATGAAAAATGCAATATCGTCAATCTCGGCGCCGGGCTTGAAACTGCTATTTTTAGATTAAAAGCGGACAACGCTATTTTTTACGAAATCGATTTGCCGGAAGTGATTGAACTCCGCAAAAAAATCTTAGGCGAAAAAGAAAACGAAAAGCTCATCTCTGCCGACCTTTTTTCATTGGAATGGACTGATAGCATAGATAAGTCTCTTCCGTCTTTGTTGATTGTTTCCGGTGTATTCCAGTACTTTCACGAAGATAAAATCATTTCTTTTTTGGAGAACGTCAAAAAAAGTTTTCCAAAAGGCGAGTTGATTTTTGATGCAACTAACGAAATCGGCATTAAGTATGCAAATAAATATGTACAAAAAACAGGAAATACTTCGGCACAGATGTATTTTTACGTAAACGACTGTCCGGCTTTTGCAAAAAAATGCGGCATGAGCTTGATTGAACATCGCACATTTTATACCGATGCGCGAAAAATGCTGAAACGCAAGCTAAAGCTTTACACCCGAATCGCTATGAAAGTTTGCGACGACGGCGGAAGGACAGTTATTTTACATTTAAAGTTGAACTGA
- a CDS encoding ABC transporter substrate-binding protein, translating into MILNLHSKIVKFLQYGFCFIFCLTCFGCSNAKSTSVSSTIDFWSFPNFTSESGVEGDFERSLIAAFEKENPGIKVNFKLITFADGAAEIEEAIKANKAPDVVYDAPGRIIVWADKGLLEPLDDVLATEKPYIITGLLSVSAGKDRRTYMYPMHEGPFSMAFNKEMLEDLNLIDLLPYKRLDRRWTLAEYEKLLTALHKKLPAGKTPGVFFYKTQGGDQGTRAFLMNLYGGATLLNGDYSKYTFNTSQAVKNVTWTVDAMKKGLLLDGKEATSNDAIKMFVESNAAHTILYSPQLNKMYDGKRSYKGKNFTPIYMPFPNDSGAPTLEFLAGGACVFNNGDANKIKAAKKFLHFAATDEVWAKKLVSATGGFPATSKIEIETDDDEILYNSVMQRFFGQYYNNITGFAEMRSFWNTALKEAANGKDVQKVLNDFVRNSDATLKN; encoded by the coding sequence ATGATTTTAAATTTGCATAGTAAAATTGTAAAATTTTTACAATATGGTTTTTGTTTTATTTTTTGTTTAACTTGTTTTGGTTGTTCAAATGCTAAATCGACTTCTGTTTCTTCTACGATAGATTTCTGGTCTTTTCCGAATTTTACATCAGAATCAGGTGTTGAAGGCGATTTTGAAAGAAGTTTAATTGCTGCTTTTGAAAAAGAAAATCCCGGCATAAAAGTAAATTTCAAACTTATCACATTTGCAGATGGAGCTGCAGAAATTGAAGAAGCTATAAAAGCAAATAAAGCTCCTGATGTTGTATACGATGCGCCTGGACGAATTATTGTATGGGCAGATAAAGGACTTCTTGAGCCTTTAGACGATGTCCTTGCGACGGAAAAACCTTACATCATCACAGGTTTGCTGTCTGTTTCTGCCGGCAAAGACAGACGAACTTATATGTACCCAATGCACGAAGGACCTTTTTCTATGGCATTCAATAAAGAGATGCTCGAAGATTTGAATCTTATAGATTTGCTTCCGTATAAAAGGCTTGACAGGAGATGGACTCTTGCCGAATATGAAAAACTTCTGACTGCTTTGCATAAAAAACTCCCTGCCGGAAAAACTCCGGGTGTATTTTTCTATAAGACTCAAGGGGGAGACCAGGGAACAAGAGCATTTTTGATGAATCTTTACGGCGGTGCAACTCTTTTAAATGGAGACTATTCAAAATACACATTCAACACTTCACAGGCTGTAAAAAACGTCACGTGGACTGTAGATGCAATGAAAAAAGGTCTTTTGCTTGACGGTAAAGAAGCGACTTCAAACGATGCGATAAAGATGTTTGTTGAGTCTAACGCAGCCCACACAATTTTATATTCTCCGCAGTTGAATAAAATGTATGATGGAAAACGTTCATACAAAGGAAAGAATTTTACTCCAATATATATGCCGTTCCCGAACGACAGCGGCGCTCCTACTCTTGAGTTTCTTGCAGGAGGGGCTTGTGTATTCAACAACGGCGACGCAAATAAGATAAAAGCTGCAAAAAAATTCTTACACTTTGCGGCAACAGATGAAGTGTGGGCAAAAAAGCTCGTATCGGCTACAGGCGGTTTTCCTGCAACTTCAAAAATTGAGATTGAAACTGATGACGATGAAATATTGTACAACTCTGTTATGCAGCGATTTTTCGGTCAATATTATAACAATATCACCGGCTTTGCAGAGATGCGCAGTTTCTGGAACACAGCTTTGAAAGAGGCTGCCAACGGAAAAGATGTTCAGAAGGTGCTAAATGATTTTGTGCGCAATTCGGATGCAACTTTAAAAAATTAG
- a CDS encoding methyl-accepting chemotaxis protein has protein sequence MTNIKNNKVFSIRNKIIVVFAIFSIVFLFILGVFSISLARTGLLSNSKYFINELAEDASNLLDERSNSIFGKLEAFSNIPDIQNDSIPYSKKIKIFENEIQTQKLRGWISFGICGTNGVLYSTDGTVKNISSSGWFKRAISGKNALTEPNLSNEERTYISYAAIPLKNLQGKITGVLCASIFGDSLSNLISDVIVGETGTAYILNSDGVILGNRQPEILYKSIFSTMSGQKDNDLEKSLKSVLKDKKSHTFTLKVNNVKYIAASSKMRYTDWTVLIVAPISEFVSSNMKMIIRTLSLIASIQLIIAILIGLVITNTLTKPLNRVTEALRNISDGEGDLTVELPVSGGDETGRMSSYFNQTILKLRKSIKKVGEDSTLMKDVGSELEGNMISVSEIVKDITESINTLRERFNEQERSVTGTATAAGEIIKTIRVLNESISQQVSAVDESSSSFEVMSQSIFSVGENVKKTEDSINKLVSATVDGRESLIIANNVSQSISEASGSLLEASAVIENIAQKTNLLAMNAAIEAAHAGEAGKGFAVVASEIRKLAEGSSAQGKKITVTLKKVSSEINTLAESAASAVEKFNYIADYSHEVNDSIKAVVNATSEQEGSSSSIWKTIQNVSNMTGSVKSSSDEMLSRGEQISKETIQLGDITKILRNSMDSIEEQIYQINAATQESLEIAIKNRESIDSLAGEVKQFKT, from the coding sequence ATGACAAATATAAAAAATAATAAAGTTTTTTCTATCAGAAATAAAATTATTGTAGTTTTTGCTATTTTCTCAATAGTTTTTCTCTTTATACTTGGAGTTTTCTCTATTTCGCTTGCAAGGACCGGGCTTTTATCTAATTCAAAATATTTTATAAACGAGCTTGCGGAAGATGCTTCGAACCTGCTCGACGAGCGTTCCAATTCCATCTTTGGAAAACTTGAGGCATTTTCAAATATCCCTGATATTCAGAATGATAGCATTCCTTATTCTAAAAAAATCAAGATTTTTGAAAACGAAATTCAGACTCAAAAATTGCGCGGATGGATCAGTTTTGGAATATGCGGCACAAACGGAGTTTTATACAGCACAGACGGAACTGTAAAAAATATATCTTCATCAGGTTGGTTTAAAAGAGCCATTTCAGGAAAGAACGCTCTTACAGAGCCGAATTTGTCAAATGAAGAAAGAACTTACATAAGTTATGCAGCAATTCCGCTAAAAAACTTGCAGGGAAAAATCACCGGTGTTTTATGTGCTTCAATTTTTGGAGACTCTCTTTCAAACCTTATAAGCGATGTAATTGTCGGCGAAACAGGAACAGCATATATTTTGAATTCTGATGGAGTGATTCTCGGAAACAGACAGCCTGAAATTCTGTATAAAAGTATTTTTTCAACTATGTCAGGACAAAAAGATAATGATTTGGAAAAATCACTTAAATCAGTATTGAAGGATAAAAAATCACACACATTTACTTTAAAAGTAAACAATGTAAAATACATTGCCGCATCTTCAAAAATGCGCTATACGGATTGGACTGTTTTAATTGTCGCTCCTATCTCAGAATTTGTTTCTTCAAATATGAAAATGATTATAAGAACGCTGTCACTTATCGCTTCTATTCAGCTTATAATTGCGATTTTGATTGGACTTGTTATTACAAACACTCTTACAAAACCTCTAAACAGAGTTACAGAAGCTCTTAGAAACATTTCTGATGGTGAAGGCGACCTCACTGTAGAGCTCCCTGTAAGCGGTGGCGATGAAACAGGAAGAATGTCTTCGTATTTTAATCAGACGATTTTAAAGCTCAGAAAATCTATCAAAAAAGTTGGAGAAGATTCGACTTTAATGAAAGATGTTGGTTCAGAACTTGAAGGAAACATGATTTCTGTAAGCGAAATCGTAAAAGATATCACAGAGAGCATAAACACACTCCGCGAAAGATTTAATGAACAGGAAAGAAGTGTTACAGGAACTGCTACTGCAGCCGGTGAAATCATCAAGACAATCAGAGTTTTGAATGAAAGCATAAGCCAACAAGTTTCTGCAGTAGATGAATCATCTTCTTCGTTCGAAGTCATGTCACAAAGTATTTTCAGCGTAGGCGAAAATGTAAAAAAGACAGAAGATTCTATCAATAAATTGGTAAGTGCAACTGTAGACGGTAGGGAATCTTTAATCATCGCAAATAACGTTTCGCAGAGCATTTCTGAGGCATCAGGAAGTTTGCTTGAAGCGAGTGCCGTTATAGAAAATATTGCACAAAAGACAAATCTTCTTGCAATGAATGCGGCAATTGAAGCAGCACACGCTGGCGAAGCCGGAAAAGGATTTGCCGTCGTTGCTTCTGAAATCAGAAAGCTCGCAGAAGGTTCCAGCGCTCAAGGTAAAAAAATCACAGTTACACTCAAAAAAGTTTCTTCCGAAATCAACACTCTTGCAGAATCTGCGGCAAGCGCTGTAGAAAAATTTAACTATATCGCCGATTACTCTCATGAAGTAAACGATTCTATCAAAGCTGTTGTAAATGCGACAAGCGAACAGGAAGGAAGTAGTTCAAGCATTTGGAAAACTATTCAGAATGTAAGCAATATGACAGGATCTGTAAAATCAAGTTCGGATGAAATGCTTAGCAGAGGTGAACAGATTTCGAAAGAGACTATCCAGCTTGGCGATATTACAAAAATACTTAGAAATTCTATGGATTCTATAGAAGAGCAGATATATCAAATTAACGCTGCAACTCAGGAGTCTCTTGAAATCGCTATCAAGAACCGCGAAAGCATAGACAGCCTTGCGGGCGAAGTAAAACAGTTTAAGACCTGA